The following coding sequences are from one Triticum aestivum cultivar Chinese Spring chromosome 5A, IWGSC CS RefSeq v2.1, whole genome shotgun sequence window:
- the LOC123106874 gene encoding RING-H2 finger protein ATL56-like, with the protein MDYDDMLDWIIWVLLLMFAVIAALSAAVAIAEVVRPVRQHCKWLSIERLLESIPDVPYKKMPDRDGGSPSEEEEGKELRRSQSSCVICLAQYEGGERCSVLPGCGHVFHRGCVATWLHTTHNTCPLCRATIAAGAVAQKDNDAQDMV; encoded by the coding sequence ATGGACTACGATGACATGTTAGATTGGATCATATGGGTGCTTTTGTTGATGTTCGCCGTCATCGCTGCGCTCAGCGCCGCCGTGGCGATCGCCGAGGTGGTTCGTCCCGTGCGGCAGCACTGCAAGTGGCTGTCCATCGAGCGGCTGCTGGAGAGCATACCCGACGTCCCATACAAGAAGATGCCCGATCGAGACGGCGGCTctccgtcggaggaggaggaggggaaggagttGCGCCGGAGCCAGAGCTCGTGCGTGATCTGCCTGGCGCAGTACGAGGGCGGCGAGCGGTGCAGCGTCCTGCCGGGATGCGGCCACGTGTTCCACAGGGGCTGCGTCGCCACGTGGCTGCACACCACGCACAACACATGTCCGCTCTGCCGGGCGACGATAGCCGCCGGCGCCGTGGCACAGAAGGACAACGACGCACAGGATATGGTGTAA